A window of Silurus meridionalis isolate SWU-2019-XX chromosome 28, ASM1480568v1, whole genome shotgun sequence contains these coding sequences:
- the rpl9 gene encoding 60S ribosomal protein L9, protein MKTILSTQTVDIPDNVDVTLKGRTVSVKGPRGILRREFNHINLELRLLGKKQKKLRVDKWWGNRKELATVRTICSHVQNMIKGVTLGFRYKMRSVYAHFPINVVIQESGALVEIRNFLGEKYIRRVRMRAGVNCALSAAQKDELVLEGNDIELVSNSAALIQQATTVKNKDIRKFLDGIYVSEKGTVVEPES, encoded by the exons ATGAAGACCATTCTCAGCACCCAGACGGTGGACATCCCTGACAACG TCGACGTGACGTTGAAAGGCCGCACTGTTAGCGTGAAGGGACCTCGCGGAATTCTGCGCCGCGAGTTCAACCACATCAACTTGGAGCTTCGGCTGCTCGGCAAGAAACAGAAGAAG CTGCGTGTGGATAAATGGTGGGGTAACAGGAAGGAGCTGGCCACCGTCAGAACCATCTGCAGCCATGTTCAGAACATGATCAAGGGGGTAACTCTG GGTTTCAGATACAAGATGCGATCTGTATACGCCCATTTCCCCATTAACGTGGTGATTCAGGAGAGCGGCGCTCTGGTGGAGATCAGAAACTTCCTGGGGGAGAAATACATCCGCCGTGTGCGCATGAGGGCAG GAGTGAACTGTGCCCTCTCCGCTGCCCAGAAAGACGAGCTGGTCCTGGAAGGCAATGATATCGAGCTGGTGTCAAACTCAG CGGCCCTCATCCAGCAGGCAACCACAGTCAAAAATAAGGATATCCGAAAGTTCCTGGATGGTATCTATGTCTCCGAGAAGGGGACAGTAGTGGAGCCAGAGTCATAG